The Dehalococcoidia bacterium genomic sequence CAGGGCGCCGGGTTGCGCCGCGGCCTCCTTGTAGGCACGGATCTCGTCGTCGCTGAAGGTGCCGGGCCGCGCCCAGCCACGCAAGGCCCGCTCGATCGAGCGGTAATTGCCCGCGCGGAAACCGAGCTCCGGCAGCTTTGGGATCTGGAAATAGAGCATGTACCAGCTGCGCAGCATCTGGCGCGGGTTGCGGCGCAGCGCATGCTGCATCGCCGCGGGATGCGGGCAGTTCAGCACCGCCAGGCGGCGCGTCAACTCCGGGTGGCGCATGGCGAACAGCCAGGCCACGCCGCCGCCCCAGTCGTGCCCGACGATGACCGCCTGCTCCTCGCCCAGCTTGCGAATCAGGTCGGCCACGTCTTCGACCAGGTACTCGCTCGCGTAGGCGCCGATCCCCGCCGGTTTCTCGGTCAGGTTGTAGCCGCGTTGGTCCGGAGCGACGGCGCGGAAGCCGGCCGCG encodes the following:
- a CDS encoding alpha/beta hydrolase, coding for MAETAEAPGLTHHYETVNGIRMHWAEQGRGPLVLLLHGFPEFWYSWRHQLPALAAAGFRAVAPDQRGYNLTEKPAGIGAYASEYLVEDVADLIRKLGEEQAVIVGHDWGGGVAWLFAMRHPELTRRLAVLNCPHPAAMQHALRRNPRQMLRSWYMLYFQIPKLPELGFRAGNYRSIERALRGWARPGTFSDDEIRAYKEAAAQPGALTAAINWYRAAAREFRRERPMPLIETPTLLIWATNDRALGVELTHGMERWVGDLRIRYIPRTSHWVQQEQPGLVNRYLREFLSDVRIAPPSG